The Candidatus Methanoperedens sp. sequence CAGTCTGACCGGTTCCGCCTGCCGGGTTAACTGTTACTGTACCGCTAATAGTACCTGAGCCGGATATGCCCGTCGACTTGACCACGAAGGTGGCTATGCCGCTTGTATTTGTACTATTGGGTGTTGCAATGTCGGTGCTGTTGAATAATGTAGGTGTCAGAGAACCAAGCTGTATTGTAACCCCGGCTGCTTGAACATTATTGCCGCTTGAATCCTTTAACTGGACGGTAAGAAGCACTGAATCGTTTCCATTGTTTGCGTGCATGGATGTCGTGTTAGTGCTTATGCCAAGGCTATTTATGGCTCCAAAGAACGTGACCGTCTTGCTTGTTCCTGTAATGCTGCCGTTGCTTGTAACCTGTAGGGTAACCGCTCCTGCTCCAACCGATGCTGCTGTTATGGTGAAATTGTCGTTATATGTAGCAGTGTAGTTATACGGGAATCCTGAAGTGCCGCTTATGTTGGCTGCATTTGCACTTGTTATGGTTAACGGGTTCGTGCTTGTAATACTGGCATTACCTGAGGTAATGCTTGCCGTTAGCAGAAAATTTGGGGTAAGTTGGTCTGCTGTAACGTTGTTTCCGAAAGCATCCACTATTGCAACGGTCTGGTTAAGGGTTGTAACCCCTGTTACACTGTTCGGACCAATGATTGCAAGATTCGTTGGCGGACCTGCTATGAAGACCACATTAGTGTTGCTTGCCGTGGCGTTGCCAGATGTTACCGTAATATTTCTCTGGCCTGCCAGTTTGCTTGTGACGTTAACTAATGCCCAGCCTGTAACGTTTGTAGCACTTACTGCAACAGCATCCGTACTGGTATTCCCGACAGATGTACCTGCAAAGGTGAGACCACCGACAACGTTACCAAATGCATCTGAGGCGTTTAATACCAGATTGAATATATCGCTGTTGTTTGCTACTTTAAACAGAGAAAGGTTTACCAATCCAGCATTTGCAACCGTTGAAACAGTGCTGGTAAAGGTTATGGTAGCATTTCCACTTCCACCGGTTGTTGTAGCATTCGTCGCAATTGTTATGGTATTTGTTGGAGTGGTGGTGTTTAGTACTTGGGGCGCGGTTATACCTGATAAATTGATGTAAATGGCTGTTCCACTTTGAGTGACATTCGTTGTATTTTCTTGGCTTAAGCTAACATTCACCCATGCTGCACTTGTACCAGAACCACCGAATGTCTTATTCCAAGAGTTGACCATGCCAAAATTCGTTAGGTTACTCGTATTTGTAACCCCAGTTACTGTAAAATTCGGTAATGTGATATTGTAAAAATCTGTGAAATTTGCACTATCCACTATAGTCATGTTTAATGACACATTGGTGTTACCTATCCCGTTTGCAGGCGTCGTGCCATTTAAGGTAACCGTCAATGTCGCGCTCGCCGGCGCCGCCGCAATCCCTAAAAGCAGCAGTGCCAGAAGCACAGTTGTTATATTTTTAATACTATTCGATTTTTTAGTCATAATTATTTCTTTTCTCCTTCTCTAAGAGCCTCCTTCTAATTATTTTGAGTGAAAACAACCGCAGCCCTTTTAGAAGCCGCATCAGCCGAATCATCCGGAGAATCTTCAGCAACTCGGTCGCGCCACCCGTCATACGATACTACAGTATCTATACATTCGTGCATATATTAAAGTATTTTGGTAATCGGATACTCCGATTAACTAATATGCCTCGGTATAGAAATTATACCTTAAACTGTTTCCTCCTACCCATCATTTTCTGATGAGTATTTGCATGTTCTTATGCCTTCGCTATATTAAATCTTTTGTGGTCAAAATACGGAGGCATAGGTACAATTGACGAATCGGAGTTCACTTATAGTCGAATTAAGAAAAGACCTTTGCCGAATGTAATGATTTATGCCGCATATAGAAAATCGTCCAAACACCATAGTGTTTTTAGAGCGGTTCAATCATCTTGATGTGATATTTTCATATAACGTCTCCATGAAATTCCAGTGAAATCGAATAAAAAAAGCAAAAATCTTTTTTTCACTCAGCCATTTTTAAAGCCGTCTTCAGGTCAATTGGTTTGATCAGATTTTTAACAGGTTCAAAATGACGAATGTCATACGTAAGAATATGCTTGACGTTTTCAACTATGCCGGTTGCAGCAATCAATGAGTCAATAGTAGGGACGGCATATTTCAAGCGCAGATCGCCGGCACGCATTGCTATTCTCTGGGTGACGTTTATAAAAACTAACTTCGTATAAGTTAAGTCATTTATTTTGTGCCTGTTATCTATACCAAGCGTCTTAATCAATTCTGTAAGTGTCACCACTGAAACTATCCCGATAATCTTTTGATCCTTCACCGCCTGAGCAAGCTCAAGATAAGAACCGCCCTCATCTGTGAGAAGTGAGGCTATATGCATTGTATCGATTAGAATCTTATTCATCTAATCACCTGCTTTGCAATCATCTCTTCTTAACCTTAATCGCCTTTTCTATTAGCCTCTCCCTCTCTTCATCATCTTTCCGCATCTCTTCTATTTGCTTTCTTACAAGTTCCATATCAAGATCTTTTACCGATCCAACCAGTGTTGTAAGGTCAACTGTTTTCGGTGTCATTTTGATATTTCTATTGTCAACCTCAAGCAGAAGTTTATCACCTTTTTTAAGTCTAAACTTTTTCCTGATTCTGGCAGGTATGATAACCTGTCCCTTCGCGCTCATGGTTATTGTTTCAATGTCTTCCATGTCTTACACCACCTACAAGTAAGACTCCAAGAAATATATATTTTATCATAATCTGAACGGGTTATTCAAATTGGACAGGCACAGCCGTTGACAGTACAGGATGAGTGGCTGCTGAGGTAAGTATCGCCGTTTATCCGCGTAAACCTTTGAAAAAGGTTTATCAACGACGGGTATGGCGCGCCATACGGGACACGCCCTCCCGAAGCGTGACTGGGGAGGGGTATGCGAAGCTACCCAACACTGCGCAAGCCGAAGTTTCGGCTTATCTGGGATTTCTTCTATTTTTCGATGTCCATCAGGCGGCGCCTCCATTGGGTCTGGGCTTGCCCCGGCGCGGTAAAAGGTTTAGTACTATCAGGTAAAAATTAGGGGTATGCAAGTTAAAACATGGTTTGGCAGCTTCACACTGGATGAAGGCAGGATAACCAATGTTGAATTATTCCAGAAAGACATTGATTCTCTCACACAACGAATAATTGAAGAACCAATGTTGTTAAGGGGTGAGGTTGCAGGTGAGGACATCAGCGACCTGGCAGTGAAGTTTGGTTTTGTCCGGTCAGGCGAGGAGTACGACCGCATGCTTCATGAGCTCAATATTGCGCTTGCAAAAAAACGGATAGCACAGGCTGTGACACCTGACAGGCGGATTATAGCTGCTATTGAGGCTATTGACGACATCGATGAGACAGGCAACATCCTTGCCGACAGGCTAAAAGAATGGTACATCCTCAATTTCGATGAGACTCACTTAAAAGGTGAAGACCTTGCGCATCATATAATCGGGATGGAAGTCACGGAAAAAACCCTGGAGAAAGATTTAAAGCTCATGCAGAGTTTCGCCGCATCGCTTCTTGGGTTATACAGCGCAAGGCTTTCAATCGAAGAATACCTGAAGGAAAAAATGCCCGTTATCGCCCCGAACCTCACAAACATCGCCGGGCACGCCCTCGGAGCGCGGCTTTTAAGCATCGCTGGAAGCCTTGAAAGGCTGGCTTCAATGCCTTCAAGCACGGTTCAGGTAATCGGGGCGAACAATGCGCTCTTCAAGCACCTGAAAGGCAAGGCCCCCTCGCCAAAGCACGGCATAATTTTCAGGCACCCGCTTATCAATACTGCACCGAGATGGCAGCGGGGAAAGATTGCAAGAGCGCTATCCTCGAAAATATCGCTTGCAGCCCGGTACGATCATTATTCAGGAGAGTTAAAAAAAAACCTGGTTCCTGAACTGACAGCGAAAGTAGAGGATATTAAGAAACGCTATCCCAAACAGGGCAGGAAATCAAATCCTACAACCCCATCCTCTTAGCAATCTCCCCGACTCCCCTCACCGCCTCTGAATCCCCGGGCAGCAGAGACAGCGGTCTTCCTTCAAGATCGAATTTTGCAAGAGTCTCATCAAAAGGCACAACTCCAACGATGTCCATCCTCAGCTCCCTTGCGTATTCCTCTATCCTTGCACGGTTCTCCGGCGTTACCTTGTTTGCTATCACATGCATTTTTTTGATGTTAAGATTCAGCGACTTCGCAAGCTCGCGTATCCGCTCCGCTGTCTGCAAACCCCTGCGCGAGCCATCAGTAACAACCAAGAGTTCATCCACGTCGCGGATTATCCTTCGGGAAAGATGCTCAAGCCCGGCTGCAGTATCTATTATTGTTAAATCGTAGTTTTTAAGTATCCTGTCCATTATCCCGCGCAGCAGGTTATTCGCAAAACAATAGCATCCTGAGCCTTCAGGACGCCCCATCACGAGCAGGTCGTACCGTGGCGTCTCGGTCAGAACCTCGTACACCTTTGACTCAAGCAACCTTTCCTTGTTGGTGTCGGGAGGCATCCTGTCGCGTTCCTGCAGCATGAACTCCCGCATGTCCCCTATCGTCTTATCCACTTTCACGCCAAGAACATCGGGCAGGTTGGAATCCGGGTCAGCGTCGATGGCAAGGAGCGTTTTATTGCCTGAGGACAGGCATTTTATCAGCATCCCGGCTACTGCAGTCTTGCCAGTTCCGCCCTTGCCTGTGATTGCGATTACTCTCATAGCGTTCCAATACTTTGCGGTCTCTGCGCCTCTGCGGTGTTTGTTTAATTAACCGCAAAGACGCAAAGGGCGCAAAGAAAAACAACGAACTCAAAACGAACTCAGAGTTCGTACCAATTCGTTGTTAAAATTTTTAAATTAACTCCATCTCATTTTTCCTTGCTTTTCAATACGACACGGTCAATGGTGATCCTGGCGTTCTTGAAAACAAGTTTCACGCCCTCTCCGCCGCCAAACTGCATGGGTATCATGGGCATTCCAGCAGGCATTGTCATACCAGAAGGCACAGACCACGCAGGCGCCACTTCAGCCGCCTCCGGCGCCGCTGCCTCCACAGCCTCTTCCTTTGCCCAGCGCTGGGTTATAGGATGCTGCTTTTTCTCAAGATATTCCCGGAGGGTCTTTAAGTCCGCTGCATCTTCTTCAGTGGGGACTTTATCAATAAGTTCCGCAGGTATATCAGCTTTTATTTTCTCTTTCAGATTCTTGGGCATCCACACTACGCGGTTCCATCCTCCGTCTGCCTGGATGAACTTGGGTGAGCGGAAATAATTTACGCCAACGCCCAGGAATCCTATTATCTGCTTTCCCCCGCCTGTCTGTCCTGCCATGGTCGAGAATGCAAGCCCGTTTGGCGCAGTGCCTGTAAAATCGCGGTCAACCCATGCAATACCATCCACTTCAGGTATGTAAAACCCTACCACTTCAAAGCACCCGCAGCTTGTGTGAGGATACTCGAAGAAGGAATGCAGCTTGATGCGTGAGAATTCACCTCCGGACAGGGAAGCAGCCTTCTCATTGACACCTGAGTATTCCCCGCCTGTTTTATCCACGATTTCGCCTTTGGGAATGGCGAACTGAGGTCCCTCGGGGTCAACCTTGGCAGCAGCCCGCCCGTCAAACCAGTTTATTGCGCCGCATAAGGATATCCTGTCCGGCGTCACGACGCATACATTTGTTGGGGCAAAGCTCTGGCACAGGGTACAGCCGTAAAAAACATCCACGTCCTCGTCGTGGAGACCTTTTGTTCTCGCGTCCCTGGCTTCATAGACCTTGAGTGCTTCGGCTCTTTGTTTCTCGACTTCTTCAGGGTCAGTAATGTATGTAGCTTCTATCTTCTCGATAAAAGGCAGCTCGTTCTTAAAGAGCATCATTGTGGCTTTGGCTATCTGCTCGAATGACTTGAGCCCTTTTTTCATCGCATCCTTGCCTATCCGCACCCATATATCGTAGCGCTGGTTGAGGTGCATGTAGCCCTGGATGTAATTCTGGAAATCATGGTTTCGCCGCTCCACTATCGCTTCAAGGTCAGGCTCGACCAGTTTGCCTGCAATCCTGTATATCATCGCATACGGATGCCTCGAACCTTCCTGCATCCCTGAAAGGTCAGGTCCTATGAGCGTGAACCTGCCGTCCTCGATCTCATCTATACTTGCTGCCCTCACAAGTTCAAAACCTCGCGACTTGGGGCCTGCAAGCTCAACAAACATATCATCTTTTCGTACACGTTCGCCCTCGAACATTGGGGAGATTTCAAAGGGAAATTCGTTTGCCATAATTTTCATCCTGTTTTCTTATTTCGAAGCTCTGCTATAACCTCATCGAGTGCAGCAGTGAACACATCCTTCTTGAGATTGCCAAAGGACATATCCGCATTCGGGTGATAGTATTTATCCATGGATATTATTCTTATTTTTGAGAAATTCTTAAGAGCCGATATTGCCTGCGATGCATAGTAATATGTCACCCCGAAAAACGCAACAAGGTCGTAATTGCCTTTTCCATCAAGCCCCTGCCATTCAGGGTCGCACAGGTATGATGCAAGCGCATGCATATTCGCATAATGCACGTCAAGCCCTTTATTCCCCAGTGAGACGTAGGCATTTCCCACTGCTGCAATCTGGAGCCCTTCTTTACCCATGGCAATAGCTCTTGAAAGCACCTCTTCGTCGTGAACCTGCGAACCCACTATCAGCAAAGGGCGCCTGGCTTTTGCAAGCATCTTCCCGGAAACCGAGGGCATCACAGCCCTTGCCATTTTCGGTCCCGGGATGTTCCCTGTATCAAAAGGCACAGCCTGGCGGGTTGTATCTATTGTTTTTTCAGCCTGCTGTACAGGAGGAGTATCTGTTTTTGCTGGATGTTTTTCAACAGGCGTTTCAGCATGTTTTGCTGCTGGCTTTTTATTCATTTCTTAGCCTCCTTGCACAGTCGGGGGACATTGGTGGGCTGGAATGAAACATCCACTTTCCGAAGCGGTCCCTCGGTTATCTTTTTCTTTTCCCAGTCAATCTTCCATCCCTTTTCTTCAAGCAGCTTCAGGAGCTGCTCCCGCTTTGCCACAGGAAGGTCAGCTTCATTTCGCACATAGACATGCCAGTCGTCTGGCATCTTTTTCAGGTATTTCTCGGAAAGTTCGATATAATGCGTGAGTTTAATGGCTCTTCCAAGGCTGTTATCGCTGGGTCTGAAGCACAGCTTCGCCAGGAGAGGCATGAGTTCATCCTTGGTCTCTGCCGTTATCATGAGGTGCTCGGGCGCAGGTTCGACATTGATTACAGAGCCGTCCCTTGCGTCCATAATATTCCAAGTCTCTTTCCTGTAAGGTTTGCCTATGAAGGCGCGCCTGTACTTGGTGCCGTGCGGTCCTGTGACAACAGGAATGCCAAGCCTGTTGCAGCCCGTGGCGATGGCAAAAGCCTTCTGCGAATATGCGCCCCATGCTATCCCGACCGCTCCGATCCTGTTCAGAACATAATCTGCTATCTCTTCCCAGTTGCCTTTCGTTTTTCTTCCTGCGAATATGGATGCCACTTTTATTGTGGTTGCGGCTATGTGGGCATTGGATACGCATGAACCCGTGTTCAGGAGATTGCCTTTGATGAACCGCCCGGGGTAGCGCTCATACAGCGTTTTACCTTCCTTATCCTTGTACATTCCGATATCCATCGCAGCGCAACCCGATGAAATGATAATATAACTGCGCTGTATCATCTCTTCCACAACATCATACACGTCCTTGGTGCCATCGGGGTAATTGCCGCAGCCCACGAAAGCAAGCACGCCAGGCGTTGTGCCGAGCACAAGGTTTCTTCCCTCCTCGCGTATCTCGGGGTCGCCAATCTGTCCTCTTCCAATCCTGACCTTGCCTTTTTCTTCTCTTATCACGCGCTGTGAGGCTTTCTCGATGACGTTCAGCACAGGGATGTCCACGGGACAGCTATAATCGCATCTTCCGCAGCCCACGCATTTGTCATGGAGTATCTCAAATGGCGCAAGGTCGCCGTTTACTGCCGCCGCCATAGCATCTGAAATCGGAAGGCTTTCCGGACAGTCGCGCGTGCACTGGAGGCATTTCGTGCATTTTGCAACGAGTTTCTTGAATTCCTCATCATTCGGGAGCGCAGTAATCCCCTTGGCTTTCCTTATCGGTCCCATCTTCATGGCAAGTTTCGGGACAAGTTCCCCGATTTTTTCAAAATCAAGAAGCAGTACACCTGCCTGTTTTCCGCTCACCAGGTCATCTATGATGTCATCCACGCTGTCATTCGACCTGTCCGGTAATCCGTATGTGATTTTTTCGTTGGTGGCAATTACAGGAATATGAAGTTTTTGTGCTTCCTTCAGTATATCGGCTCTAACGCACTGCTCATCGGTAACCAGTACATCGGGTATTCCTGAGCGGATATATTTTAGTTCCTTGCTCATTGAACCTATGATTTTTGACGCTTTATTATAACGGGTCATGTCATGGGCAGTGCAGCACAGCCCGGCTATCTCTATCTTATCAAAAAGACCGTTGCCGTCCATGTAATCCAGGATGTATGCCGGCGCGGCAATGTTGTGCCCCACGCATATCACCACAGGTTTCTTGGGGTCAAGGATTCCCATCCCTATTTCAGCCATTGGTGTTTTTTCATCTGATTTGGGTAGCCCCATACACGATATCTGGATTATATCCGCAACCTCCATTCCCAGAAGGTCAAGCATTCCCGCATGGAGCGCCTTGGACTCAAAATCACGCGAAGCGCCCTCCTGTCCTGTATTGGCTGCAGCGATGAGCTGGGTCAACTGCTCTTCAACATAATCAAGCACAGGGAGGAAATCCCCTATTGTTTGCGGCTGGATGCCCATGATAGTCTCGGTAAGCGGGGCTTTGAGGTTGCTCGGACCCACGTCTATGGGATGGTCCTCGCCATATTTTTTAATCAGGTACTTAAGAAGATGACGTCCGTGTGCTGTATGGCAGGCTGCTCCCATTATGCTTGTCACCAGCGCCTCCCGTGCAGAGTGGGCTTCAAGGTCAATGCCGCATGCCCCTTCCTTGTTGCCCGTGAGATCGCATTTACCGTATGTGCAGTAATCGCACATATCGCTCGTGGGCGTGTATACAGGATTGTACCTGTCGAGGATGCGGTAATCCCAGTTCCGAAGGCTGATGATCTCAGGTCTTGGTGTAGGTCCTTCCACTTCAGCCTGTCCTGGCTCAACTACCTTGCCTATGTTTATCTGGACATTCTCCAGTCCTTCTATTACAAAACTTCCTTTTTTAACTATCATTTATTATCTCCGATAAAATTGTGAGTTTGCGGGATTTTCCTGGCCTGACTGCTTCTCATAATATTATAATTTACCGATGCAATCTGATTGCTCTGACAATGGGTTAAAACCCTGATTCACATCAATGTACTTAAATGTTTTTGTATCTATCATTATAATACATTATATTTTCATAGAGCATAGCACAGAGAGATAGCAATTCTGACATACTCCTGCAGCATTAACGTCAGCATGATCATTGAACCACAAGGTTGCGTAATCGTTCCATATGGCGCTTGGCTGGCTGCCTCACAAATTCCTCGGCCTGTGTTTCGCCATAGCTCTTCATTTCTTCTATGAATTCCGGACTGCGGTCAAGCTTTGTTTCGAGATCCAGTTCGCGAAGCATCTTAATAAATCTCACCTGAATAGGTTTATAATTGGTTTTGGTTTCTTCAAAATATCCTTTTTTTATCCATTCATTGACTTTTTCTATAAAGAATAATTCCTGATATAATGAAAGATTTCCGGCAAGCTCATTTCGCCTATGGCCGATAGCTTCTATTGACTCTGGCAATTTTTTATTTGTTCTTGGATTAATCTGTATTACCCATATCTCGTCAGGTTTTTCATCAATTCCAGAAATAAAATCTCTTACGGGAGGATTCTGGGAAAACAAGCCGTCCCAATACTCACTTTTTTTGACTATGTTCAGCTCTTCATTTTCCATCTTCACGATAAACTCATACGTTTTATTTTTATTGATTTTTAAATATACAAAGGTTTTTTTATCGTTAAGTTCCAACAAAAGAGATTTTGTTCCTTTATAAA is a genomic window containing:
- the cdhB gene encoding CO dehydrogenase/acetyl-CoA synthase complex subunit epsilon, which codes for MNKKPAAKHAETPVEKHPAKTDTPPVQQAEKTIDTTRQAVPFDTGNIPGPKMARAVMPSVSGKMLAKARRPLLIVGSQVHDEEVLSRAIAMGKEGLQIAAVGNAYVSLGNKGLDVHYANMHALASYLCDPEWQGLDGKGNYDLVAFFGVTYYYASQAISALKNFSKIRIISMDKYYHPNADMSFGNLKKDVFTAALDEVIAELRNKKTG
- a CDS encoding AbrB/MazE/SpoVT family DNA-binding domain-containing protein — its product is MEDIETITMSAKGQVIIPARIRKKFRLKKGDKLLLEVDNRNIKMTPKTVDLTTLVGSVKDLDMELVRKQIEEMRKDDEERERLIEKAIKVKKR
- a CDS encoding PIN domain-containing protein, coding for MNKILIDTMHIASLLTDEGGSYLELAQAVKDQKIIGIVSVVTLTELIKTLGIDNRHKINDLTYTKLVFINVTQRIAMRAGDLRLKYAVPTIDSLIAATGIVENVKHILTYDIRHFEPVKNLIKPIDLKTALKMAE
- a CDS encoding rRNA biogenesis protein; this translates as MQVKTWFGSFTLDEGRITNVELFQKDIDSLTQRIIEEPMLLRGEVAGEDISDLAVKFGFVRSGEEYDRMLHELNIALAKKRIAQAVTPDRRIIAAIEAIDDIDETGNILADRLKEWYILNFDETHLKGEDLAHHIIGMEVTEKTLEKDLKLMQSFAASLLGLYSARLSIEEYLKEKMPVIAPNLTNIAGHALGARLLSIAGSLERLASMPSSTVQVIGANNALFKHLKGKAPSPKHGIIFRHPLINTAPRWQRGKIARALSSKISLAARYDHYSGELKKNLVPELTAKVEDIKKRYPKQGRKSNPTTPSS
- the cdhA gene encoding CO dehydrogenase/acetyl-CoA synthase complex subunit alpha produces the protein MIVKKGSFVIEGLENVQINIGKVVEPGQAEVEGPTPRPEIISLRNWDYRILDRYNPVYTPTSDMCDYCTYGKCDLTGNKEGACGIDLEAHSAREALVTSIMGAACHTAHGRHLLKYLIKKYGEDHPIDVGPSNLKAPLTETIMGIQPQTIGDFLPVLDYVEEQLTQLIAAANTGQEGASRDFESKALHAGMLDLLGMEVADIIQISCMGLPKSDEKTPMAEIGMGILDPKKPVVICVGHNIAAPAYILDYMDGNGLFDKIEIAGLCCTAHDMTRYNKASKIIGSMSKELKYIRSGIPDVLVTDEQCVRADILKEAQKLHIPVIATNEKITYGLPDRSNDSVDDIIDDLVSGKQAGVLLLDFEKIGELVPKLAMKMGPIRKAKGITALPNDEEFKKLVAKCTKCLQCTRDCPESLPISDAMAAAVNGDLAPFEILHDKCVGCGRCDYSCPVDIPVLNVIEKASQRVIREEKGKVRIGRGQIGDPEIREEGRNLVLGTTPGVLAFVGCGNYPDGTKDVYDVVEEMIQRSYIIISSGCAAMDIGMYKDKEGKTLYERYPGRFIKGNLLNTGSCVSNAHIAATTIKVASIFAGRKTKGNWEEIADYVLNRIGAVGIAWGAYSQKAFAIATGCNRLGIPVVTGPHGTKYRRAFIGKPYRKETWNIMDARDGSVINVEPAPEHLMITAETKDELMPLLAKLCFRPSDNSLGRAIKLTHYIELSEKYLKKMPDDWHVYVRNEADLPVAKREQLLKLLEEKGWKIDWEKKKITEGPLRKVDVSFQPTNVPRLCKEAKK
- the cdhC gene encoding CO dehydrogenase/CO-methylating acetyl-CoA synthase complex subunit beta produces the protein MANEFPFEISPMFEGERVRKDDMFVELAGPKSRGFELVRAASIDEIEDGRFTLIGPDLSGMQEGSRHPYAMIYRIAGKLVEPDLEAIVERRNHDFQNYIQGYMHLNQRYDIWVRIGKDAMKKGLKSFEQIAKATMMLFKNELPFIEKIEATYITDPEEVEKQRAEALKVYEARDARTKGLHDEDVDVFYGCTLCQSFAPTNVCVVTPDRISLCGAINWFDGRAAAKVDPEGPQFAIPKGEIVDKTGGEYSGVNEKAASLSGGEFSRIKLHSFFEYPHTSCGCFEVVGFYIPEVDGIAWVDRDFTGTAPNGLAFSTMAGQTGGGKQIIGFLGVGVNYFRSPKFIQADGGWNRVVWMPKNLKEKIKADIPAELIDKVPTEEDAADLKTLREYLEKKQHPITQRWAKEEAVEAAAPEAAEVAPAWSVPSGMTMPAGMPMIPMQFGGGEGVKLVFKNARITIDRVVLKSKEK
- a CDS encoding AAA family ATPase; translated protein: MRVIAITGKGGTGKTAVAGMLIKCLSSGNKTLLAIDADPDSNLPDVLGVKVDKTIGDMREFMLQERDRMPPDTNKERLLESKVYEVLTETPRYDLLVMGRPEGSGCYCFANNLLRGIMDRILKNYDLTIIDTAAGLEHLSRRIIRDVDELLVVTDGSRRGLQTAERIRELAKSLNLNIKKMHVIANKVTPENRARIEEYARELRMDIVGVVPFDETLAKFDLEGRPLSLLPGDSEAVRGVGEIAKRMGL